ATGTTTTGACTTTGAGGCTGTGGGTGCAGCTGTGGCTCGATGAAATGCAGCCAAGACTGTTGGCTGTGGTCTTTAGGGGCCATGAGAGGGAGTGTGGAGTGGTTTCCAGTCCTTGTCCCCAAGCCTAAGCTCTGATGTCCTTCCCTGAGTAGGGTCCCTGTCCACCCACCTTCCTGCTGTCTGGGAAGTAACCAGCTCCTGGGCCATTTGAACAAGGCAGGGTTGTTCTAACCTGAGATTTGCAGGGTACAAGGAGCTGGGATTGTAGtaagaagaaaatgtccccaagTCCTTGACTTAGTTGGGTTGAGccccagtcccctcccctcccctcctggccCTAGTTCATTGTATGGAAAAGCAGAAGTGGGATCTGCTAATTTAGAGAAGGAGCTTTGGCTAATCCCCAGTTCTTGTACTCAGTCCCTGGTGACTTGGTTTGGTTCTTCCAGGAAAGGTATGCTGAAGGAGAGGGTCATGGACTTGGCCTCCCCGACGACCATCCTGCCCCTGCTGTTTGGCTGCCTCGGGATTTTCAGCCTCTTACGGCTGCTGCAGAGGATCCGCTCAAAGGCTTACCTGAGGAATGCCGTGGTGGTAGTCACGGGCGCCACCTCAGGTCTCGGCAGAGGTAAGGCTGTGGGGTCTGTGATGGGGAGTGGTGGGGAGTAGAATCAGCAGGTGTCACTGGCCATGCAGAAGGGGCCTCTGCGTGGTCCAGTTGGAACAGGGCATGTGAGCAGTGAGCGAGTCTGTGGGGATGAGAGCGAGTGAAGAGACGACTTCTGGACAGCAGTAGCTTTCCTCAGCTCTGCTGCTTGGAAAGAGGGGTTTTCAGATGTGGAGAAGTAGGTGAAATGGTGTTTTGACCTTTTCTCGGGTTTGTGTGACACACTGGCCTTTGGTTGGGGGCTTGGCACTGGCTTTCAtgcctttcctcttccccatcaGGGACTTAGCAGGGTCAGAGGTCAGATCCATGAGGGCCCTGCTTCCCTCACCCAGGCCTTCAGCTCAGTGCCATTGCCCTTCAGTGATAGCTCTGAGGCTCAGGGAAAGTGTGCTGGATGCAGTCTCAGCCCTCTCATTTGCAGGAGCTCTGCCATTGACTCCCAGGCAGAGGCCAACGTCAGACCTGCCAGGCAGAGCACCTTGccctctttcttctgtctttgccttGCACACCATAGCCACTCCCTGTGGCTCCAGTGCCATTCCTGCGAGGAAGCTGGGCCCTGGGGTGCACTCTTGCCTCAGTGGTTCCTGAGTAGTGCTCCCTCAGTAGTGCTCCTAACAGGGGtaggggtgagtgggtgggggcagtTACCAGTGTGCTCACTGTGCCCTCATAGCTCAGAGTCAAGGCGCTGTGACTAGATCTAGGATTTGCTGCAGAGCCAGGAGCCAAACCCAGGTTTGACTCAATCCTAAAGCCATAGCCGAGGAGGAATGTCATAGGGATATGACAGATGTACCTGCGGGGGTACAGGAGAGGGAAAGTAGGAAAAGGTGCGGGAAGGTGGATGTTACAGGAGCATGAAGGAGCAGACAGGTCTGTAGTGTGCCAGGGGACCTGGGGAGGTCTGGGGCTGTCCCCTGACACTCTGCTGGTAGGCAAGGTCTCTGAGGGTGACGCTTGCATTGGCCATTGGAGCTCTGGACTTTTTAAAGCACAGCTCTGTCAGGCCCTATGCCACTGGCCAGGCCTCTAACCTTACCCAGCTACTATAAATAGGCTGGTTAGCAGCTGCTTAGATCTCTGCAACGAGgaagtttgtttattgtttattttttcattttttttcagacagggacttactgtgaagccctggctggctaAGAACCTGCTATATAGAACagagcaggttggccttgaacttgtgactgtCCTCTGGCCTATGcggagattacaggcatgtaccaccataccacACCTagcttgagaaaaacaaaatttaaagtctTTGAAAAGTGACAGCTGGCTACAGTGTGGAATGGTGCAGTCAGGTGCAGGACATGAGGGCGCAGGACATTGTCTTTATTATCTGCACTTGATCTCCGATTACCAGGCCTCtctgaaggaaacagaaactgtgGTTGAGGAAACCCCATCTGAGTACAGTGCATGCTGTGCTCCACTGTGCTCCGCTGGGAGTGCTTACAGTCTGCCCCACTGTAAGCCTTGGCAGCAGGAAGCCATCCAGGTGGTGAGACAGCCGCAGGCAGCCACCTCAGAGAGGACACCCCTGTGATGCTGCCAGGCTAGGTTGCTGTCCACTAGCATCTGCTAGGAGGGGCATCCATGTGGTCCTTTCTGCTGTGTCAGGGTCACAGAGTGACTTCTCAGACACACTGATCTCAAagtttgtcttctgttttgtgcatttaaaCTACATGACCATGTGTAAATGTGCAGAATGTTCTGGATGCCAGCTTTGGCCAGCCTGAAGCATGGTTTACAGCCCAGGCAGGCCGGCAGTGCTGAGGGATGTGTGCGGGCAGATAGCTGTCAGCCTCTCCCCTCggccctcctgcctccctgggtCAGCTTTTCCAAGAAGTGAGAGTAGACTCCTACCGCCCTGTTCTCACTTCCGTCACTCCTGTCCCAGTTAAAATGTCCTCCCTTTTAGGCATCTCATATAGAATCTAGGAGGTGATTGATCTTCTAGACGCTGTCTGTACACCAGTATGACTCCTCACTTTTGGTCAGGACAGGACAAAATGGGGTGAGGTAGCCATCAGGGCCCACGCTTCTGACCCAAGGATGATGTCAGAAGCCCGCTGACCAGGCCCAGGCTCAGGTGTGCTGGCCTCTGGTCTGCCCACAGGTCCCACCCCACCTGTGCTGGGGACCTTTGCTGTTGGCTTTGGAGATCTCCCAGGGATGGGCAGAAGCGTTCCTGTCCTTCACTCATCTGCCCCTCATTAGGATGAGCCAGTGAATGGCAGTGCTGGACTCCTTCGGAAATGACAGCAGCCCCCAAAGCACAGTGCAGTCTGCCTAGCACTCCTTCTGAAGGCCGTGTGAGGGGTGCTGGCCcgatgtgctgtgctgtgctgggcagGAGGCCTAAGGAGCAGTCATAACAGTGTGCACTGCATAGCCCTTTAACCCTGCCCCTTCTTAGGAAAGCAAATGAcagccacatttcttttttttgttgttttttggtttttttgttgttttttgttttgacagcCACATTTCTTGCCAACCCTTTGGTGATGGCTTTCAGAGGTTGAACTGCCCTGTAAGGCAGGCTTGTCCCATCTATGAGCCTAAGAAGCCACTATACCACTTGAGCCTCTAAGATTGGTTCTGAGACCTATGTCCTGAGAAGGCACATTCAATGGCCTGCTTTATTTACACTTATGTGAGCTCATTAGTTTGTAGAACACTTTTGAAGAACAGTTTGGAAATGTTAAAGTATTAACCAGACAAGGTAGTGTATGCCTGGTCTGTACCCTAacacttgggggacagaggcagagggaccaagagttcaaggccatcatgaGTCTGAAAGCCAGACTAAGCTAAGAGGATACATGAGATCatgtataaaataacaaaaaacagggctggagagatggctctgctcttccgaaggtcctgagttcaaatcccagcaaccacttgatggctcacaaccacccataatgagaactgatgccctcttctggtgtgtctgaagccagccacatgtacttatatataataaataaatctttgggctggagtgagcagggactgagcgagcagaggtgACAGACGCAAGAGCAGTCctaaaatttcaattcccaacaaccacatgaaggctcactaccatctgttcAACTACAGTGTacctaaatacataaaataaataaataacagtgcctgacaaatacagaagtggatgctcacagtcatccattcgacggagcacagggtccccaatgaaggagctagggaaagtatccaaggagctgaaggggtttgcagccctgtaggaggaacaacaatatttactaaccagagctccctgggactaaaccaccaaccaaataaaacacatgatgggactcatggctctagctgcatatgtagcagaggatggcctagtcgatcatcaatgggaggtgaggcccttggtcctgtgaaggttctatgccccagtgtaggggaatgccagggcctggaagtgggagtgggtgggttggtgagcgggagggggggaagggattAGGggctttttggaggggaaactaggaaaggggataacatttgaaatgtaaataaagaaaatatctaataaagacattaaaattaaaaaatttaaaaaaaacaaaacaaaaaacaaaaaaaatcagaaaaagattaaAGTATCAGAGACaggtattaaaaatatttcataggcTTTACCTATGAAGTAATTACCTACTTTAAGATATTTagccctggggctggtgagatggctcagtggttaagaacaccgactgctcttccaaaggtcctgagttcaaatcccagaaaccacatggtggctcacaaccatctgtaacaaaaatccgatgccttctcctggagtgtctgaagacagctacagtgtacacacattaaataaataaatgaatgaatgaaaaaaaaaagatatttagcCCCAGTTTCCTCTGGtattatttatattaagaaagggaaggaaagaaacaggaagtcTAGATTTGCCCACAGACCTAGCTCAGTGTTCTCTGGAACACTGGGCTGCCCTCTGTCAGGGCACTGGGAGTTAGCTGTGGCATGTTTGGGGACAGTAAACAAGGAGCAAGAGGCACTTTCTGGGTTTCCCTTACTTAATTTTGCTGCCTGAACTTCTCAGCCAGCGAGACCTTAGGCCCAGCATcagcttccatggcctctcaagTGCTTTATATACCatccctgcctccagctcctacCCTTTGGGGCCAGGAGTCTTGAAGGGCCCCCAGCCTGATTCTCTAAAGAACTGTGCATATATATCTGCCAGTTGCATCAGTGGTCTAGGGAGCAGCATTGGCAGTGCTGGAACACCGGTCCGGGGACCACAGCCACGGGAGAGCTGGCACCACTGGTGGAAGTGGATTGTCTATCAGGGCCGGTTTCCTGCCTGCTGGTCTCAGACTGCTCAGGCTTGCTGGGCTTCTTCAACTACAGGAGAGTTAAGCCCACAGGGTTGCTCAGGGTTATTTAAGAACACCATGGTAAGTCTGAGCATTATATTCCCATGCATGTCACACCTTGGGATGCAAGGCCGACACTGAGCTCATACTACCTCCCAGCTCCACACTGCCCTACACATACATGTCAAGTATGTGAGAAGCAGGCCTTGTGCAGGGTTGAGTGACTTTGAACTGAACGGCCTGGAGGAAAAATGGCCCTGGATAATTTCAACTAtcagagttcttttcttttctcttagaatGTGCCAGAGTCTTCCATGCTGCGGGGGCTAAACTGGTCCTCTGTGGACGAAATGTGAAGGCCCTTGAGGAGCTCACCCGTGAacttgctgcttcttcttctcagGTGAGCCTACAACAAGGATtctgtgagggaggaaggaagaactgcTTTGGGCCACAGTAGCCTACTCCAGGACTGCTGAGCTACacagcatccatccatccatccatccatccatccatccatccatccatccaagtgATCACATTGTACTGGCAAGCAGCAGACTCCAAGCACattttaacacccccccccccccatattgcTACTGGCCACTGCTGGGCAAGCGCTCTGTCAACTAGGCCTCATTTTGGTCCTTTGTCATGGGTTTGAGTTACTGTCTGatttcttgtcatttatttattttatgcatatgtcttTATGCATTGTCTTCAGACTGCACCAGAAATATGAACTGTCTTTCCCATAGTTGCCTGCCAGGTTGTGGTGGCAGCAGCTGCCAGCAGCTCAGTGGCTGCAGCTCACCGCTTGTAGCTGTGATTTATCAGCAAAGTATGCTCTGAGAGGTTATGTTCAGATAACCTGGAGCTTCAAGCCACTTCACAGGGTTCCTGGAGCTTCCCATtctgctctcttctctgcctttccctctcttcccgcTCTCACCAGGCTGCCCAGCAGAACTGCTGGGTGGGTTTCACTAGCGTCTGCGCTTTACAGCATTGTGGTCATGGAGTTAAATGCCTACCCCTCCAGACTGGGTCAGGAGCCTCCTTTTTCTGTGTCCCAGTGCTAGCCATACCAGGAACACACGAATAACATTTCATGAAGAGATGACTGGAAGTGACAATCCCAAATGGACCGGGCCTGTGCATTGATGACTTGAGTGGCATCATGATGTATGGTGTGGAGCAGCAAAGGCAGCTATTGTTAATAACTTGTGGTAATGTACTATACAAGTTTACACCATATATGATCCCACCCTGTGGGTTTCACAGTCTGGCTGTTAAAGGTAAAAAGAGCCTGTGGTCACATCTGGTGGTGTATATCAGTCACCTTCAGTTTAGGAGAAAAGTTGCCCAGACCAGATGTGAACAGCACTGGCAGGGACTTCATATGTTGCCACATGTGAGGGGTGCCACAGCCTATAGCATTTGTGCCGAGTGGGACAGTCCCAGAACCCTGAAGAGTAGGAATGTGGCTGTCATTCATAaggtgcattttgtgttttgtatttaacCAGGGACAGACACACCAACCCTTTGTGGTGACCTTTGACCTCGCAGATCCTGGTACTattgctgcagcagcagctgagaTCCTCCAGTGCTTTGGCTATGTGGACGTTCTCATCAATAATGCTGGGGTCAGCTACCGTGGTACCATTAGTGATACCTTAGTGGACGTGGACCGGAAGGTGATGGAAATAAACTATTTTGGCCCTGTTGCTCTAACAAAAGGTAGGCATCATGGGGTCAGAGATGTGAGCATTAGTCATTAGAATGCCTGTTCatcttgcttgcttctttgtaGTGAGACACTGCCTGTTCCTGTCCATTCTACTCCTGCAGCGGGTATGGTCATTGGATTTTGGTGCTTGGCCTTTCTGTGTTTTGTACTGTATCTGTTTTGGGCCCTCACATCACATCAGTGTCGGTCTCATTGACGCAGCTTTGCATTTCTGCTCCATGGTACCTGCATCCCACTGAGGGAGGGCAATAATTTGATGTACAGACTTCAGATCAGAGGCCAAGCTCCCAGTAGGACCAGGGGACTCTGCTGTTTATATTCTATTCTTCCCAACAAACCACCCTCCATCCCCCCCATGGTTCTCCATGGAGAACTCTAGGCCTCCTCCAGCCGCGCCAGGCATAGAGACTGAGAGGCTAACTTTCCACCTGTCCCCTCAGCGCTCCTACCCTCCATGGTGGAAAGGAAGCAAGGCCACATCGTCGCCATCAGCAGCATCCAGGGCAAGATCAGCATTCCTTTCCGATCggcatgtgagtgtgtttatCTTCCTTTAAAGAGTGTTTATTGTGTATGCGTTCCTGATTATAAAGATGGTGTGTTcttggggcagtggtggtgcacgcctttgatcccagtactcgtgaggcaaaggcagatagatttctgtgaattcaaggctagcttaaTCCACAGAgcgaactccaggacagccagggctacacagagaacctggtcttgaaaaacacacaaaaaaactcaaaGTGGTGTGTTTATTAGCTAGATTTATACACTGCAGAAATGCCCTACAGAGAAATGAAGCAACTTAACTTCATTAGACAATTTTTGTAACTTTATTTcgttctgatttgttttttgagacatagaCTTTCTACATatcgctggctgtcctggatctcactcatTATGcagatcaggctgcccttgaactcagagatccacctgcttccacctctcaagTATTTGGCTGCCATAACAATGATCAGAATATTTTAAGTAGCCACAtaccttagttcaaatcccagtttaCTCCTATTTCTTAGGTGACCTTGGGCAGATATCCCTATTTTACAAATGGAGACAGCTCAGCCTGGAAGGCTGTTATGAGGACCTGCAGCAGTCCTGGGTTGAGTGaaatcccttcagctctctgGGGGAACATGGCTCCCAATTTTATCCtacataaaattaaacacctGAAATGGgatcacatttctttttattattattttgtttttttgtttgtttgtttcgagacagggtttctctgtgtagccttggctgtcctggaactcactttgtagactaggctggccttgaactcagaaatccacctgcctctgcctcccaagtgctgggattaaaggtgtgcaccatcaccacctggcagGATCACATTTCACATAGTGTTTCTGACTTGGTCAGTCCACTAGATGAGCATATAGGTCCTTTTAAATTAGGTACAGTTTAGTAAATGGCTATGACATAATTAACGTGGCCACTTCCATCGACTCTGGGGAATCCCTCTATGCCTGCCTCAGGCTTTGACCTTTAGTAGTGATCTATGACAGAAGATCCATGGATATTATATCTCTAGGTGTTCACAGGGATATTAAGATAAgccacgggctggtgagatggctcagtgggtaagagcacccgactgctcttacaaaggtccagagttcaaatcccagaaaccacatggtggctcataaccatccataacaagatctgatgccctcttctgaagtgtctgaagacagctacagtgtacttacatataataaatgaataaatgttttaaaaaaaaaaaaaagaaatctttgtctAAAAGATAAGCCACAAGTAGAAACAACATAGAACACCAAAACATGAGAAACGCCCGTCTGGCTTCTGGTTCACGTGCTAACTGTCGTGTCATTTGCTGCCCTCCTGATATGCATgcggacaaacacacacagtgtggTTTCTAGTTTAGGGGTGAggggcttttaaaaaaacatatttgaaagGTAAtagcaaacttttttttaaacattaattaatttatttaatgtatacaagtacactatcgccaggcgtggtggcgcacgcctttaatcccagcacttgggaagctgtctcgaaaaaccaaaaaaaaaaaaaagtacactgtcactgtatttagacaaaccagaagagggcatcagatctcattacagatggttgtgagccaccatgtggttgctgggaattgaactcaggacctctggaagagcagacagtgctcttaaccgctgagccatctctccagtcccccctccccttttgtttttaaagattaattaattaatttatttcatgtatttgagtgcactgtcactgtcgttagacacaccagaagagggcatcggatccccatgaCAGATGGCATGATAGATgctaccctgtgggtgctgggaattgaactcaggacctctggaagagcagtcagtgctcttaaccactgagccagaaACACTGacttaacccaatcacaaaagaagtcactggatgtgcactcactgataagtggttattagttcagaaacttagaatacccaagatacattttgcaaaacacaagaaaaccaagaaggaagaccatcgtgtggatacttcattgctccttagaaaagggaacaatatacccatgaaaggatatagatacagagacaaaatttagagctaagatgaaaggatggactatccagagactacccgaaCCGGGGATCCatccagccaccaaacccagatactattgcacatgccagcaagattctgctgaagggaccctgatatagtggcctcttgtgaagctatgccagtgcctggcaaacacagaagtggatgctcacagtcagctattgaatggaacacagggcccccaatggaggagctagagaaagtacccaaggagctgaaggggtctgcaaccctataggtggaacaacaatatgaactaaccagtaccccctgagctcgtgcctctagctgcatatgtagcagaagatggcctagtcggccatcattgggaagagaggccccttggtcttgcaaactttatatgacccaacacaggggaatgccagggccaagaagtgggagtggttaggaaggggagcaggggcggggggggggaggagggtatagggaactttcgggatagcatttgaaatgtaaataaagaaaatatctaaaaaaaaaaaaaaaaccactgactTGGTAACAGCCTTTGCCCATCCATGTCCAAGGACAAGGACAAGTTCATTCTGGCTAGCCCAGTGGAGGAGGGGCTGAACTGTTTCAGCCCTTGGAAAGGACAGTGAAAACACTCAGTCGGAAAAGGGCAATTGGCCTTTAAACAAAAGCGTATTCTTTCTCCCAGACCTGGACActggctctgccttctggctCTAGGTGTGTGTGTCCTTAACTCCACATTGCAACATCATACCCGCCTCCCAGTGCCCGTTCAAAGATGCAATGAGATGTGCtgtgtaatttaaaagaaatggagCCTTATGCTTCTATGGGTATTTCTCTGTTGTCTCAATTATGTTTAATCCTGATAGCAACCTTAGACAGCTACATATGATtctgcagaaaacaaaaacaaccaaatcaaaaTGCTGTAATCAGGAATGATTAAGCAACTATGGCCTAGTGTTAATAAGGGGTAAATTTCGATAGAGGTCACAGAGTATGTAATGAGTTACTGTACTCCATGTTTTATTTTGACTTAGATCCATAGCTTCTGTTCTCTAGTTGCCCACTGACTCAGCAGGTGTGCATGGCAGTCTGGATACCATGTGGTTAACTAGGTTGAGTCTGGGCAGCTTCCTAGAGACGTGGGGTTCACCTGGTGATTAACAGCCTTCTTAGCAATGAAGAGGGAGAAATGGCCCTCTCTCCCACTGCCATAAGACTTCTGAGAAGTTCACAACAGAGCATACACATTGGGGAGTGGCACTGTGTGTGCCCTGAGGAGGGGTCAGCTGTAACTGGCAGCTTTGTGGGCTTGGTGTCACAGCATAGTGAAAAACCCATGGCCTGGGAGCTCTGAAATGACCCAGCTGTCAGTATGGACGTCTGTCTTGAAGACCCAGAACGGCTGCTCTCCTCAGTCCTTAGGCTgtctctggagtcacagatgtcAGTTCTCTCCAGTCATCTAGCTCGTCTCCTCACACTGCCTGCTGCCTCCTGGCACCTGCTGTGACACTCCTTGCACTGCCTTCCCAGTGTGTTGGAAGCCCCTGTTGACAAGGA
This sequence is a window from Mus pahari chromosome 14, PAHARI_EIJ_v1.1, whole genome shotgun sequence. Protein-coding genes within it:
- the Dhrs7b gene encoding dehydrogenase/reductase SDR family member 7B isoform X2, giving the protein MVQSRKGMLKERVMDLASPTTILPLLFGCLGIFSLLRLLQRIRSKAYLRNAVVVVTGATSGLGRECARVFHAAGAKLVLCGRNVKALEELTRELAASSSQGQTHQPFVVTFDLADPGTIAAAAAEILQCFGYVDVLINNAGVSYRGTISDTLVDVDRKVMEINYFGPVALTKALLPSMVERKQGHIVAISSIQGKISIPFRSAYSASKHATQAFFDCLRAEMEEANIKVTVISPGYIHTNLSVNAVTADGSRYGALDKNTAQGRSAAEVAQDVFDAVGKKEKDVLLTDFVPSMAVYIRTLAPGLFFRIMASRARKERKSKSS
- the Dhrs7b gene encoding dehydrogenase/reductase SDR family member 7B isoform X1, whose amino-acid sequence is MVSPSSRKGMLKERVMDLASPTTILPLLFGCLGIFSLLRLLQRIRSKAYLRNAVVVVTGATSGLGRECARVFHAAGAKLVLCGRNVKALEELTRELAASSSQGQTHQPFVVTFDLADPGTIAAAAAEILQCFGYVDVLINNAGVSYRGTISDTLVDVDRKVMEINYFGPVALTKALLPSMVERKQGHIVAISSIQGKISIPFRSAYSASKHATQAFFDCLRAEMEEANIKVTVISPGYIHTNLSVNAVTADGSRYGALDKNTAQGRSAAEVAQDVFDAVGKKEKDVLLTDFVPSMAVYIRTLAPGLFFRIMASRARKERKSKSS
- the Dhrs7b gene encoding dehydrogenase/reductase SDR family member 7B isoform X3; translation: MLKERVMDLASPTTILPLLFGCLGIFSLLRLLQRIRSKAYLRNAVVVVTGATSGLGRECARVFHAAGAKLVLCGRNVKALEELTRELAASSSQGQTHQPFVVTFDLADPGTIAAAAAEILQCFGYVDVLINNAGVSYRGTISDTLVDVDRKVMEINYFGPVALTKALLPSMVERKQGHIVAISSIQGKISIPFRSAYSASKHATQAFFDCLRAEMEEANIKVTVISPGYIHTNLSVNAVTADGSRYGALDKNTAQGRSAAEVAQDVFDAVGKKEKDVLLTDFVPSMAVYIRTLAPGLFFRIMASRARKERKSKSS